A part of Candidatus Electrothrix aestuarii genomic DNA contains:
- a CDS encoding response regulator codes for MYDILIVDDDLFALALLEEQLKGYGDFFTPVYASNGKEAVEILSQVEISLLVTDLIMPGDINGWHLIEYIENFHPNIPIVVITGCKDEEKVAALEGRVREILLKPIRVKQLVKIVTNILNEDIASGNLKGVSVGSFLQLLEMDEKTCLLEVGTSPKNKGLLYIHQGKLYDAEYGDLQEYEAACRLIAMDNVSFKIKALPKLEIRRRIKSELMSIIMDAMKLKDEVKQGESLELPPRDYSDDENKQRAFETDWRQSVKDDEDDEDELDELDTDSLHHTDDEPVIMPSPQQEQEPVTPKEDVFIPTMAVCSTTGCTSSLESLLKKLRSIKGYKGAGIMDFTGETIASDCLDAHIDIASIGAVFNDVFRSAQETAESLGVHTCTELVLKTNECIIILCGSGSESVVPFHLIAVLDKDGNQALTRMQLTKIVPLAARELN; via the coding sequence ATGTACGATATACTGATCGTTGATGATGATCTGTTCGCACTCGCTCTCCTCGAAGAGCAGCTTAAAGGTTACGGTGATTTTTTCACCCCCGTATATGCCAGTAATGGTAAAGAGGCGGTTGAAATATTGAGCCAGGTGGAGATCTCTTTACTGGTTACGGACCTCATTATGCCTGGCGACATCAACGGCTGGCATCTTATTGAGTATATAGAAAATTTTCATCCAAATATCCCTATCGTTGTTATTACAGGGTGTAAAGATGAAGAAAAAGTAGCCGCGCTTGAAGGCCGGGTACGGGAAATTTTACTCAAACCGATTCGGGTAAAACAGTTGGTGAAGATCGTTACCAATATCCTGAATGAGGATATTGCGAGCGGCAATTTGAAAGGAGTTTCCGTAGGATCGTTCTTACAGCTCTTAGAGATGGATGAAAAAACCTGCCTGCTGGAGGTAGGAACATCCCCAAAGAACAAAGGCTTACTCTATATTCACCAGGGCAAACTCTACGACGCTGAATACGGAGATCTCCAGGAATATGAGGCGGCATGCCGCCTGATTGCTATGGATAATGTCAGCTTTAAAATCAAGGCGCTCCCTAAGCTGGAAATCCGCCGAAGAATAAAATCAGAACTCATGTCCATTATTATGGACGCCATGAAGCTGAAAGACGAGGTCAAGCAGGGAGAAAGTCTGGAGCTCCCGCCTCGTGACTACAGCGATGATGAAAACAAACAACGGGCCTTTGAAACGGACTGGCGCCAATCCGTCAAGGATGATGAAGACGACGAAGATGAGCTGGACGAGCTCGACACTGATTCGCTTCATCACACCGATGACGAGCCCGTTATCATGCCCTCTCCTCAACAAGAACAAGAGCCTGTCACACCCAAAGAGGACGTCTTTATTCCAACAATGGCCGTCTGTTCCACAACGGGATGCACCAGCTCTCTGGAATCTCTCTTGAAAAAACTCCGCAGCATCAAGGGATATAAGGGAGCAGGCATAATGGACTTTACTGGCGAGACCATTGCTTCAGATTGCCTTGATGCACATATTGACATTGCCAGTATCGGTGCCGTGTTTAACGATGTCTTTCGCTCTGCCCAGGAAACAGCTGAGAGTTTAGGGGTTCATACCTGTACGGAACTGGTCCTCAAAACCAATGAATGTATCATTATCTTGTGCGGCTCGGGATCGGAATCTGTTGTCCCTTTTC
- a CDS encoding phosphoglycerate dehydrogenase, protein MTTCPIAVLNAVASEGLELFGENYQLHAEAKEALGLVVRSSPVNLDDFPNLVAIARAGAGVNNIPIDEASDRGICVFNTPGANANAVVELLFTMLGISLRNVKDGMTFCEGLEGDDEEKLNAEVEARKKGFKGMEMSGKTLGVIGLGQIGVRVANMGIHHNMRVIGYDPYPVMDNIHDLLPDVELAKARRNLLAQSDFVSLHVPLNKNTKGLVNDEFIDFMKEDALLFNYARGPVVDEDAVLKALDSGRIAGHISDFPSAKLIKHDKVILTPHLGASTAESEENCACMAVKELKDYLEYGNITHSVNFPNVESIPTVLVHTRLIVINKDTPGMIGLMSNILGKHGINIMSYTNKSNGTMGYNIIDTATAVSPEVCQEIEGVEGVIRTRVILLKSGRGEE, encoded by the coding sequence ATGACGACCTGTCCCATTGCGGTATTGAATGCTGTTGCTTCTGAAGGACTGGAGCTTTTTGGCGAGAACTATCAGCTGCACGCTGAGGCAAAAGAAGCCTTAGGACTTGTGGTGCGGAGCTCGCCGGTTAATCTGGATGACTTTCCCAACCTTGTTGCCATTGCCCGGGCCGGGGCCGGGGTGAATAATATCCCGATAGATGAGGCCTCGGACAGGGGGATCTGTGTGTTCAATACCCCTGGTGCCAATGCCAATGCGGTTGTGGAACTCCTTTTTACCATGCTGGGTATTTCCCTGCGTAACGTCAAAGACGGCATGACCTTTTGCGAAGGCCTGGAGGGCGATGATGAGGAAAAACTCAATGCCGAGGTTGAAGCACGGAAAAAGGGCTTTAAGGGCATGGAAATGTCCGGCAAGACCTTGGGGGTCATCGGGTTGGGCCAGATTGGTGTGCGGGTAGCGAATATGGGCATCCACCATAATATGCGGGTGATCGGCTATGATCCCTATCCGGTTATGGATAATATTCATGATTTGTTACCGGACGTGGAGCTGGCCAAGGCGCGGCGTAATCTCCTGGCCCAGTCGGATTTTGTTTCTCTGCATGTTCCTCTGAACAAAAATACCAAGGGCTTGGTAAATGATGAATTCATCGATTTTATGAAAGAGGATGCTCTGCTCTTTAACTATGCCCGTGGTCCGGTGGTGGATGAGGATGCGGTGCTTAAGGCCCTTGATAGCGGCAGGATTGCAGGCCATATTTCTGATTTCCCTTCAGCCAAGCTGATTAAGCATGACAAGGTTATCCTGACCCCTCATCTTGGTGCCTCGACTGCGGAGTCGGAAGAAAACTGCGCCTGCATGGCGGTGAAAGAGCTGAAGGATTATCTGGAGTACGGCAATATCACCCATAGTGTGAATTTCCCCAATGTGGAGAGCATTCCTACCGTCTTGGTGCATACCCGCTTGATTGTGATTAATAAGGATACGCCGGGAATGATCGGTTTGATGAGTAATATCCTTGGTAAGCACGGTATCAATATCATGAGCTATACCAATAAGAGTAACGGCACGATGGGCTATAATATTATTGATACGGCAACGGCAGTGTCTCCGGAGGTGTGTCAGGAGATTGAGGGCGTCGAGGGTGTGATCAGAACTCGGGTGATTCTGTTGAAGAGTGGGAGAGGGGAGGAGTAA